The following proteins come from a genomic window of Perognathus longimembris pacificus isolate PPM17 chromosome 12, ASM2315922v1, whole genome shotgun sequence:
- the LOC125360544 gene encoding LOW QUALITY PROTEIN: methionine--tRNA ligase, cytoplasmic-like (The sequence of the model RefSeq protein was modified relative to this genomic sequence to represent the inferred CDS: inserted 1 base in 1 codon): MRLFVSEGAPGSLRVLAAAGRVRGRAELLISTVGPEECVVLFLTRPKVLVFQLDSGNYLFSTGAICRYFFLLSGWEQDDLXQWLEWEATELQPALSAALYYLVVQGKKGEDILSPLRKALIHIDQSLSRQNCPFLAGETESLADIVLWGALYPLLQDPTYLPEDLGALCSWFQTLSTQEPCQRAVETVLKQQGILAFRSYLQRQPQTHPPEGKVVSNEPEEEELTTLSEEEIAMAMTAWKKGLGSLPLLRPQQNPVLPVAGERNVLITSALPYVNSVPHLGNIIGCVLSADVFARYSRLRQWNTLYLCGTDEYGTETETKAMEEGLTPQEICDKYHCIHADIYRWFNISFDIFGHTTTPQQTKITQDIFQRLLTQGFVLQDTIEQLRCEQCAHFLADRFVEGVCPFCGYEEARGDQCDKCGKLINAIELKKPQCKVCRSCPVVRASQHLFLDLPKLEKRLEDWLGKTLPGSDWTPNARFIICSWLRDGLKPRCITRDLKWGTPVPLEGFENKVFYVWFDATIGYLSITANYTDQWERWWENPEQVDLYQFMAKDNVPFHGLVFPCSALGAEDNYTLVNHLIATEYLNYEDGKFSKSRGVGVFGDMAQNTGIPADIWHFYLLYIRPEGQDSAFSWTDMLLKNNSELLNNMGNFVNRAGMFVSKFFGGYVPKMVLTPDDQRLLAHITLELQHYHQLLEKVQIQDALRSILTISRHGNQYIQVNEHWKWIKGSEADRQRAGTVTGLAVNIAAFLSVMIQPYMPTVSNTIQAQVQLPLQAHSVLPTKFLCTLPEGHQIGTVSPQFQKLENDQIESLRQRFGGGQAKASPKSTVVETVTAGLQQIQMLMDEVTKQGNIVRELKAQKADKNQVAAEVAKLLDLKKQLALAEGKPLETPKGKKKK, translated from the exons ATGAGACTGTTTGTGAGCGAGGGCGCCCCTGGGAGCCTTCGGGTGCTGGCAGCGGCCGGGAGGGTTCGGGGCAGAGCCGAGTTGCTCATCAGCACCGTGGGCCCGGAAGAGTGTGTGGTCCTGTTCCTGACTAGGCCTAAGGTCCTTGTCTTCCAGCTGGATAGTGGCAACTACCTCTTCTCCACTGGTGCAATCTGCCGGTATTTCTTTCTGTTATCTGGCTGGGAGCAAGATGATC ACCAGTGGCTGGAATGGGAGGCAACAGAACTGCAGCCAGCTTTGTCTGCTGCCCTGTACTATTTAGTGGTCCAAGGCAAGAAGGGGGAAGATATTCTTAGCCCACTTCGGAAAGCCCTGATTCACATTGATCAAAGCTTGAGCCGTCAAAACTGTCCATTCCTGGCTGGGGAGACAGAATCTCTAGCTGATATTGTTTTATGGGGAGCACTATACCCATTGCTGCAAGACCCAACCTACCTCCCTGAGGATCTAGGTGCCTTGTGCAGCTGGTTCCAGACACTGAGTACCCAGGAGCCATGTCAGCGAGCTGTAGAGACTGTGCTGAAACAGCAGGGTATCCTGGCTTTCCGATCCTACCTCCAAAGGCAGCCCCAGACGCACCCACCTGAGGGGAAGGTGGTCAGCAATGAGCCTGAGGAAGAAGAGCTAACTACCCTATCTGAGGAGGAGATTGCTATGGCTATGACTGCGTGGAAGAAGGGCCTGGGAAGCTTGCCTTTGCTTCGGCCCCAACAGAATCCAGTGTTGCCTGTGGCTGGGGAAAGGAATGTGCTCATCACCAGTGCCCTCCCTTATGTCAACAGTGTCCCTCACCTTGGAAACATCATCGGTTGTGTGCTCAGTGCCGACGTCTTTGCCAGATACTCTCGCCTCCGCCAGTGGAATACCCTCTATCTGTGTGGGACAGATGAGTATGGCACAGAAACAGAGACCAAGGCCATGGAGGAGGGTCTAACCCCACAGGAAATCTGTGACAAGTACCATTGCATCCATGCTGACATCTACCGCTGGTTTAATATCTCGTTTGATATTTTTGGTCACACTACCACTCCACAGCAGACCAAAATCACCCAGGACATCTTCCAGCGGTTGCTGACCCAAGGTTTTGTGCTACAAGATACCATAGAGCAACTGCGGTGTGAGCAGTGTGCCCATTTCCTGGCTGACCGTTTTGTGGAAGGAGTGTGTCCCTTCTGTGGCTATGAAGAGGCCCGGGGTGACCAGTGTGATAAGTGTGGCAAACTTATCAATGCCATTGAGCTCAAGAAACCCCAGTGTAAAGTCTGCCGGTCGTGCCCTGTGGTGAGGGCCTCCCAGCACCTGTTCTTGGACCTGCCTAAGCTGGAAAAGCGACTGGAGGATTGGTTGGGGAAGACATTGCCTGGCAGTGACTGGACACCAAATGCCCGGTTTATCATTTGTTCTTGGCTTCGGGATGGCCTCAAGCCACGCTGCATAACTCGAGACCTTAAATGGGGAACCCCTGTGCCCTTAGAAGGTTTTGAGAACAAGGTATTTTATGTCTGGTTTGATGCTACTATTGGTTACCTGTCCATCACAGCCAACTACACAGATCAGTGGGAGAGATGGTGGGAGAACCCAGAGCAAGTGGACCTTTACCAGTTCATGGCCAAAGACAATGTTCCCTTCCATGGCTTAGTCTTTCCTTGTTCAGCCCTAGGAGCTGAGGACAACTACACCCTGGTCAACCACCTCATTGCTACAGAATACCTGAACTATGAAGATGGGAAATTCTCTAAGAGCCGGGGTGTGGGAGTGTTTGGTGACATGGCACAGAACACAGGAATCCCTGCTGACATCTGGCATTTTTATCTGCTATATATTCGGCCTGAGGGCCAAGATAGTGCCTTCTCCTGGACAGACATGCTGCTCAAGAATAATTCCGAGCTGCTTAACAACATGGGCAACTTCGTCAACAGAGCTGGGATGTTTGTGTCTAAGTTTTTTGGGGGCTATGTGCCTAAGATGGTGCTTACCCCTGATGATCAACGCCTGCTTGCCCATATCACCCTGGAGCTCCAACACTATCACCAGCTACTGGAAAAGGTTCAGATCCAGGATGCCTTACGCAGTATCCTCACCATATCTAGACATGGTAACCAATACATTCAGGTGAATGAACACTGGAAATGGATTAAAGGCAGTGAGGCAGACAGGCAGCGTGCAGGCACAGTGACAGGCTTGGCAGTGAATATAGCTGCCTTTCTCTCTGTCATGATCCAGCCTTACATGCCTACAGTTAGCAACACCATCCAAGCCCAGGTGCAGCTCCCACTTCAAGCGCATAGTGTTCTTCCCACAAAGTTCCTGTGTACCTTACCAGAAGGGCACCAGATTGGCACAGTCAGTCCCCAGTTCCAAAAACTGGAAAATGACCAGATTGAAAGTTTGAGGCAGCGCTTTGGAGGGGGCCAGGCAAAAGCATCCCCTAAATCAACAGTTGTAGAGACTGTTACAGCTGGGTTGCAGCAGATACAGATGCTAATGGATGAAGTGACAAAACAGGGCAACATTGTCCGAGAACTGAAAGCGCAAAAGGCAGACAAGAACCAGGTTGCTGCAGAGGTGGCTAAGCTCTTGGACCTAAAGAAACAGTTGGCTCTAGCTGAGGGGAAACCCCTTGAAACTcctaaaggcaagaaaaaaaagtga